One Aegilops tauschii subsp. strangulata cultivar AL8/78 chromosome 2, Aet v6.0, whole genome shotgun sequence genomic window, GCGGAGTTCGTCAGGAACGGCGCCAAGGTCGTCCTCGCCGACGTCCAGGACGACCTCGgccacgccgtcgccgccgagctCGGCCATGACTCCGCATGCTACACGCGCTGCGACGTGACGGACGAGGCGCAGGTCGCCGCGGCCGTGGACCTCGCCGTGGCGCGGCACGGCCGGCTCGACGTCATGTTCAACAACGCCGGCATCAGCGGCGCCCTCACGCCCGTCCCCCTCGGCTCCCTGGACCTCGCCGACTTCGACCGCGTCATGGCGGTGAACGCGCGGGCCGTGCTCGCGGGCGTCAAGCACGCCGCGCGCGTCATGGTCCCTCGCCGCAGCGGCAGCATCATCTGCACGGCCAGCACGGCGGCGGTGCTGGGTGGCGTGGCGTTCCCGGCGTACAGCGTGTCGAAGGCGGCGGTGGTGGGGCTCGTGCGCGCCGTGGCGGGGGAGATGGCGCGCGCCGGGGTGCGCGTGAACGCCATCTCGCCCAACTACATCCCGACGCCGATGGTGATGGGGTACATGGCCGAGTCCTACCCCGGGGCGAGCGCCGAGGAGCGCAGGCGGATCGTGGAGAGGGACATGAACGAGATGGGCGGGCCGGCGCTCGCGGCGGAGGACGTCGCCCGCGCGGCGGTGTACCTGGCGTCCGACGAGGCCGGGTACGTGAACGGGCATAACCTCGTGGTCGACGGCGGGTTCACCGTCGGCAAGACGCCGAAAATGCCGGCGCCGTGACGTTGATAGGTCTTGATGCGATGAAGTGTTCTGCCTCGGACCAAAACCGGACATGTTCGTTCTTCAACATTGCAGTTGGGCAAACCTGTTACGCttcatagtactccctctgtttttctAGTCTGCTTATAAAATTGTCTGAAGTTAAGCTTTGTGAAATTTGACCAACTTTATGAAAGAAAATGTCAACATCCACAATAGAAAATCAATATTATTAGGCTGTCTACTTTACAGCCGGATGAAAACCAATTGGAGTTCAGTCGTTTTTTTCAACCAATTACAACTTGACAAGAGTTCCTGTCCACTGTACACCACTCTCCTGAATGTATGCACGTTGTCTCCATCAAGTCTCTTCCTTATAACAACGTCATGAGGCCCAAATACAAAAGCGTAAGGAAGACTACAGTAAAAGCGAACACCTGAACTAAACTAGGAAGTGCAGCCACTGACACTATTCTCACATGTAAAAAAATGAAGTTACTGAAACGACCAGTCTAATTTACACTATGGAATAATCACATGTCAGGTGCCCTCCCTAAATCACCTCTCTCCCTGATGCTTCTGTCAAGTACATCAATCCAACTGCAGCATTCCCTCATATCAACATGGTGTTTATGAATCCTTAATTTTCTGTTACAAGTTACAAAAAAAGGAGAACATAAAATAGTTAAGAGACTGCAGCCGGTAGATAATGGAAGCACTTCTAACAGCTAGTAGACACTAGAAGCACATCTAGATCATAATTGCATCGAACTTTACAGAGAAAATGAGTATTGTAtaccatatctagccatgtgcaTATGACTACCAGATCTTGTAACTCATGCAAAAGACTATAGTGAAAAACAACTACCCTCATTTATGAAGGTAGAAAGAGAAGACATGAAATGCTTCTCCAAATTGAAAGAAAGGAACAAATTAAGACAAGTGTACATCAGGAaacatattacattaagattACAGGGAAAATAAAACTACTAAAGAACTGCAAATCATATATACATTAGAACTTTCAAACAGGAATGGCAAAGAGAAGCAGAAATTATACTGATATATGTAGCACAAATATATGATCTCAGTACAGGAAACTATCACATAGTTGGACTGTAAGCAAAGTAAAACGGAAACAGTAAATCATTTTAGTCCAGTAACAATTACAGGAAAAAAGGAACAACTACAGTAAACTTTGAAGATAAAAACGTAACCATCACACATGATGAACTGAACTCACACAGTTAAGTCACTCTGAAACAATACATTCGGAGTTGAATTACAGTAGAAGACAATTTTACAGTTTAAATTACACTGTATTTTACAGTAGAATTGCAGTGTAAAATACAGTATAAACACAGTACAATTACAATGTAATTTACAAATACAATTACGATGTTTTAAATACAGTAGAGTTATGGTATAATTGTAGTAAATTCAGTGTGATTTACACTGTAATTTCAGAAGATTTACAGTATAATTTATAGTAGATTTACAATGGAATTTACATTGTAACAAATATAGTAGAATTGCAGTGTAACCAGTAGATTAATCGTGTGATTTGCAGTGTAATTTGAATAGATTTACAGTCTAATTTATAGTAGAAATACAACTACAGTAGAAATGTTGTGAGTTTTACAGTGCAATTGCAAAAGATTTACAATGTAATATACAAtctaattacatcacaaatataGTGCAATATACATAGAACTACTATAATTCCCAGTGACATTTGACATTAAATTTACAGAGGAAAAAGCAGTAGTATTATAGTGCAAATGACAGTTGAATTACAGTATAATTGCAGTTGAATTACAATGTGATCTACAGTGAACCAACATTGAAAACTGCTGTAATTCCTCCGTAATTGGCCCTGAAAATTTCAACAACTCCCTCTCCCAAACAACATAAACAAGCACTAGCTGAACCAATAACTGAAAGAACACAAAACTGAAAAGCATAGACAACCACCTAGAAAATATGGAATGTATACTTAGCAAGCTCACAGGCAGAGACAAGTGCTTTTTAGTTCAAAATACTACATGCCAAACACTCGTAAGAGGAGAGGATCACATTTACACTGTAGCCACATAGATAAAAACTGCTCCTTAAGTACTACTAGTATTTCAAAACCCATTGCAAGCACACATCAATCGAAACAAGCAAGCCGCCACGTGGATGCAAGCCACACTTCACACACCCATTGGCAAGGTCTAGGCATGTAGACACAGGCTCATATCAGCCATCATCTTATTTCAGAGCCACAAAGGCGAGCAAGAGCCACCAAAAAGCTCACGCTTCCAGTACATCACACAAAAAATCCAATACGAACCAGTGTAAAAATCACCGATAAGATAAGTAAATACAGTACCATGGCAGTAAGATTTACAGAGTAAAACCACAAAAGAATTACGGCGTGACTACACTGAGATTTACACTGTAAAAATCCACTAGGAATCAACTAAATACATTGCAAAATGCACTAAGAATTACAGTGTAAATCCACTGACGAATTACACTGTAAAAATCATCTAAATACAGTCCAAAAACACTAGGAAATATACTGTAAATCAAGTGAGACTTACACTGTAAATCCACTAAAGAATTGCATTACAAGAGCACTCAAGAATTATAGTGTC contains:
- the LOC109773467 gene encoding momilactone A synthase, which codes for MPPTVTPMLSACTTREDKQMASSSPPKEPMPGKQRLFLDSAELCSCYISHRSPVRTLLDYPWFITHKHLSRGTRGGRMFRAVKHAVVWAKRSRARAEPAALSAFASHFSAASTSQRLAGKVAVITGGASGLGKATAAEFVRNGAKVVLADVQDDLGHAVAAELGHDSACYTRCDVTDEAQVAAAVDLAVARHGRLDVMFNNAGISGALTPVPLGSLDLADFDRVMAVNARAVLAGVKHAARVMVPRRSGSIICTASTAAVLGGVAFPAYSVSKAAVVGLVRAVAGEMARAGVRVNAISPNYIPTPMVMGYMAESYPGASAEERRRIVERDMNEMGGPALAAEDVARAAVYLASDEAGYVNGHNLVVDGGFTVGKTPKMPAP